The following DNA comes from Chloroflexota bacterium.
CCTGTGAGGGGGGTGTCCCCGCGCTCACGCCCGAAGAGATCTCGCTGCTGCTGCTTCAGGTCCGGGGCTGGAGGGTGATCGACGGCAAGAAGCTGACGAAGACATATACGTTCTCGGACTTCGCGAAGGCTCTGGCGTTCGTCAACCGAGCGGGGACCGTTGCGGAGGCCG
Coding sequences within:
- a CDS encoding 4a-hydroxytetrahydrobiopterin dehydratase, which gives rise to MAESLTARQCAPCEGGVPALTPEEISLLLLQVRGWRVIDGKKLTKTYTFSDFAKALAFVNRAGTVAEAEGHHPDLLLSWGRVVAEVWTHAIGGLSENDFILAAKLDQVWPAPR